Proteins encoded together in one Phycisphaerae bacterium window:
- a CDS encoding methyl-accepting chemotaxis protein has translation MSLGKKIVFSKLVLVAVPIALLTFIAVYQSARGFDRALAQARTAFESNNDASKQALQAGGMTDLEHQATSVYDMCVAMQEVLEQKLQSDLTVARDILRQTGEVHAVGETFTWNAVNQITNETATVELPALSAGDTRFEQNTDPQVASPVVDRVRDLVGSTCTIFQRMNPAGDMLRVCTNVQKKDGQRAIGTFIPARGADGAANPVVTALLKGETYVGRAFVVDRWYITAYEPIKDAAGEVVAALYVGIPQESAASLRKAIMATKVGKTGYVYVLNGTGSTRGHYVISLNGKRDGENVWETKDANGNFVIQDICNAALALKPGQIGEIRYPWKNADDPAPREKVVKLAYFQPWDWVIGVGAYVEDFDDAVKEMDTRATAAIAEVEKTKNSAQATVMAWCVGTGAAALVMAVLIGIFVTRSITRPVNRIVIGLTEGADQVNDAATQVANASQTLAAGNSEQASSLEETSSALEQMAAMTRTNAENAKQANELAAQARTNAANGDKTMQQLNTAMGAINESSSQISKIIKVIEEIAFQTNLLALNAAVEAARAGEHGKGFAVVAEEVRNLAQRSAQAARDTTNLIEGSVTRAKEGTSVADAAGKALQAIVTDVTKVADLLNGITQASGEQAEGVEQINGAVSQMDKVTQQNAAGAEESASAAEQLNAQSETLKTMIRQLSAIIGCHVESSARKRQSQAQPAEHFAAAAQSAAHPTAHAAAPRSSKNQPHASATGDDHALGDF, from the coding sequence ATGTCGCTCGGCAAGAAGATCGTCTTTTCCAAGCTGGTGTTGGTCGCCGTACCGATCGCGCTGCTGACATTCATCGCGGTCTATCAGTCCGCGCGTGGCTTCGACCGCGCCCTCGCGCAGGCCCGCACGGCGTTCGAGTCCAACAACGACGCCAGCAAGCAGGCGCTGCAGGCCGGCGGCATGACCGACCTGGAGCACCAGGCCACGTCCGTCTACGACATGTGCGTCGCGATGCAGGAAGTGCTGGAGCAGAAGTTGCAGTCCGACCTGACGGTCGCCCGCGATATTCTGCGCCAGACCGGCGAAGTCCATGCCGTGGGCGAGACGTTCACCTGGAACGCCGTAAACCAGATTACCAACGAGACGGCCACGGTGGAGCTGCCCGCCCTCAGCGCCGGCGACACGCGCTTCGAGCAGAACACGGACCCGCAGGTGGCGTCGCCGGTCGTCGACCGCGTCCGTGACCTGGTCGGCAGCACCTGCACGATCTTCCAGCGGATGAACCCGGCGGGCGACATGCTGCGGGTGTGCACGAACGTACAGAAGAAGGACGGGCAGCGGGCGATTGGCACGTTCATCCCCGCGCGCGGCGCTGACGGCGCCGCCAACCCGGTCGTGACCGCGTTGCTGAAGGGCGAGACGTACGTCGGTCGCGCCTTCGTCGTCGACCGCTGGTACATCACCGCCTACGAGCCCATCAAGGACGCCGCCGGCGAAGTGGTGGCGGCCCTGTACGTCGGCATTCCCCAGGAGAGCGCGGCCTCGCTTCGCAAGGCCATCATGGCCACCAAGGTCGGCAAGACCGGCTACGTTTACGTGCTGAACGGCACAGGCAGCACGCGCGGCCACTACGTGATCTCCCTGAACGGCAAGCGCGACGGTGAGAACGTCTGGGAAACCAAGGATGCTAACGGCAACTTCGTGATCCAGGACATCTGCAACGCGGCTCTCGCGTTGAAGCCCGGCCAGATCGGTGAGATCCGCTATCCTTGGAAGAACGCCGATGACCCGGCCCCGCGCGAGAAAGTCGTCAAACTCGCGTACTTCCAGCCGTGGGACTGGGTCATCGGTGTCGGCGCGTACGTTGAGGACTTCGACGACGCCGTCAAGGAGATGGACACTCGGGCCACCGCTGCTATCGCTGAAGTCGAGAAAACCAAGAACAGCGCCCAGGCAACCGTCATGGCCTGGTGCGTCGGCACCGGCGCCGCCGCCCTCGTCATGGCCGTGCTGATCGGCATCTTCGTCACCCGCTCGATCACCCGGCCGGTGAACCGCATCGTCATCGGTCTGACCGAAGGCGCCGACCAGGTCAACGACGCGGCGACCCAGGTGGCCAATGCCTCGCAGACGCTCGCCGCCGGCAACAGCGAGCAGGCTTCCTCTCTCGAAGAGACCTCCAGCGCCCTCGAGCAGATGGCCGCCATGACTCGCACCAACGCCGAGAACGCCAAGCAGGCCAACGAGCTTGCCGCCCAGGCGCGGACCAATGCGGCCAACGGCGACAAGACCATGCAGCAGCTCAACACCGCCATGGGCGCGATCAACGAGTCCTCGTCCCAGATCAGCAAGATCATCAAGGTCATCGAGGAGATCGCCTTCCAGACGAACCTCCTCGCGCTGAACGCCGCCGTCGAGGCCGCCCGCGCTGGCGAGCACGGCAAGGGCTTCGCCGTGGTCGCCGAGGAAGTGCGCAATCTGGCGCAACGCAGCGCACAAGCCGCCCGCGACACGACCAATCTCATCGAAGGGTCGGTCACGCGCGCCAAGGAAGGCACCTCGGTGGCCGACGCCGCTGGCAAGGCCCTCCAGGCCATTGTCACAGACGTCACCAAGGTCGCCGACCTGCTGAATGGCATCACGCAGGCGTCCGGCGAGCAGGCCGAAGGGGTTGAGCAGATCAACGGCGCCGTGTCGCAGATGGACAAGGTCACGCAGCAGAATGCCGCCGGTGCCGAAGAATCCGCCTCCGCCGCCGAGCAGCTCAACGCGCAGTCCGAGACGCTCAAGACGATGATCCGACAATTGAGCGCCATCATTGGCTGCCACGTCGAGAGCTCAGCCCGCAAGCGGCAGTCACAGGCTCAGCCAGCGGAACACTTCGCCGCCGCTGCGCAGAGTGCGGCTCATCCAACCGCGCATGCGGCCGCCCCCAGGAGCTCCAAGAACCAACCGCACG
- a CDS encoding DNA polymerase III subunit alpha, producing MTSDTAAGPQFVHLHVHSEYSLLDGACRVKDLVQTCRQLGMPAVAVTDHGNLFGAIEFYTAARAVGVKPIIGCEVYMAPGDRRDRETRGLGEASYHLLLLAQNLTGYRNLIKLTSIGFLEGFYYKPRIDKAVLRELSEGLICTSTCLGGEIPQALCRHNAAVAKEIAEEYLRIFGPDRFFIELQDHGLREQREINPELAALARRLGVGTIATNDVHYLTHDDVEAHDVLCCISTRARVSDPNRFKFDADQFYLKTPAEMAATLAAYPEALANTLRVAGMCNLEFDFSQRFAPKFSPPAQKSADEYLRELVYAGAQRRYGEVNAELRERIDYELDVIKSKGFSGYFLIVWDFVEFARRNGIPAVARGSGCSTVVGYCLGISAAEPLRYGLYFERFMDPERDEMPDIDIDICQDRRQDVINYVREKYGHVAQIITFGRLKARAAIRDICRALEVPLTDADRVAKLVPEELKMTIDKALAREPELKRLYESDATIHKVLDVGRRLEGLARHSSIHAAGVVIADVPLDTLIPLYKPADAKDVTTQFEGPTVEKVGLLKMDFLGLRTLSQIDLTCRLIKKHHGVTIDLEKLDLADLRVYELLARGETRGVFQFESGGMRDVLMKMKPNRIEDLIAANALFRPGPMEYIDEYVARKHGRQAWGTPHPIMTEVLNETYGIMVYQEQVSRLVNRLGNVPLRRAFRLAKAISKKKEAMIEAEHQPFLDGALANGVSRDVAEQIFEDILKFGGYAFNKAHSTGYALIAFQTAYLKTYYPVEFMAALLTYESGSTDKVAEYIEECRRMGIQILPPDVNVSEEAFTVVYDGQGIKGSRDRGIKDSAARSLDPSIPRSFDPSSGHICFGLAAISGVGHKAVQAILTARREGGRFRDLYEFCERVDLTCVNKGVLEALIKAGAFDCTGAMRRALMGVVEKAMELGQEVQRDRRAGQLSMFGGLAGGEVPPPPIGTEEWTDSEMLAYEKATLGFYITKHPLAQYEELVRRFSTADTSDLVRLSDGQQIVLGGLVSRVRSVPIKTGRSLGKKLVVATIEDFAGATEIIVFPGQQEDALPALKPDAVVFVTGAVDRRREEPSIRTERVIPIEQARREFARETIVRLRSGPEAAATLPRIQQLCRTHRGNCPLYIEVTSPEGWTALVKGRQAATIDPSEDFIGRVQCLDGVQGVVCYGARGAVGAAHI from the coding sequence ATGACGTCGGATACTGCCGCCGGGCCGCAGTTCGTGCATCTGCATGTGCACAGCGAGTATTCCCTGCTGGACGGAGCTTGCCGGGTGAAAGACCTGGTGCAGACTTGCCGGCAACTGGGCATGCCGGCGGTGGCGGTCACGGACCACGGGAACCTGTTCGGGGCGATCGAGTTCTACACGGCGGCCCGTGCAGTGGGGGTGAAGCCGATCATCGGGTGCGAGGTCTACATGGCGCCGGGGGACCGGCGCGACCGCGAGACGCGCGGGCTCGGCGAGGCCAGCTATCACCTGCTGCTGCTGGCGCAGAACCTGACGGGCTACCGCAACCTGATCAAGCTGACGAGCATCGGATTCCTGGAGGGCTTCTACTACAAGCCGCGGATCGACAAGGCGGTGCTGCGCGAATTGTCCGAGGGCCTGATCTGCACGAGCACCTGCCTGGGCGGCGAGATCCCGCAAGCGCTGTGCCGACACAACGCGGCGGTGGCGAAGGAGATCGCGGAGGAATACCTGCGCATCTTCGGGCCGGACCGTTTTTTCATCGAGCTGCAGGACCACGGGCTGCGCGAGCAGCGCGAGATCAACCCGGAACTGGCGGCGCTGGCCCGGCGGCTGGGCGTGGGGACGATCGCGACGAACGACGTACACTATCTCACGCATGACGACGTCGAGGCCCACGACGTGCTGTGCTGCATCTCGACGCGGGCGCGGGTCAGCGATCCGAACCGGTTCAAGTTCGACGCGGACCAGTTCTACCTGAAAACGCCGGCCGAGATGGCGGCGACGCTGGCGGCCTACCCGGAAGCGCTGGCGAACACGCTGCGCGTCGCGGGAATGTGCAACCTGGAGTTCGATTTCTCCCAGCGGTTCGCGCCGAAGTTCTCGCCGCCGGCCCAGAAATCGGCCGACGAGTACCTGCGCGAGCTGGTGTATGCGGGGGCGCAGCGGCGTTACGGCGAGGTGAACGCGGAGCTGCGCGAGCGGATCGACTACGAGCTGGACGTCATCAAGAGCAAGGGGTTCAGCGGCTACTTCCTGATCGTGTGGGACTTCGTGGAGTTCGCGCGCCGCAACGGGATCCCGGCGGTGGCACGCGGCAGCGGCTGCAGCACGGTGGTGGGGTACTGCCTCGGGATCAGCGCGGCCGAGCCGCTGCGCTACGGGCTGTATTTCGAGCGCTTCATGGACCCCGAGCGCGACGAGATGCCCGACATCGACATCGACATCTGCCAGGACCGCCGGCAGGACGTGATCAACTACGTGCGCGAGAAGTACGGGCACGTGGCGCAAATCATCACGTTCGGGCGGCTGAAGGCACGGGCCGCGATCCGGGACATCTGCCGCGCGCTGGAGGTGCCGCTGACGGACGCCGATCGCGTGGCCAAGCTCGTGCCCGAAGAGCTGAAGATGACAATCGACAAGGCCCTGGCACGTGAGCCGGAGCTCAAGCGCCTGTACGAGAGCGACGCGACGATCCACAAAGTGCTCGACGTCGGCCGGCGGCTGGAGGGACTGGCCCGACATTCCTCGATCCACGCGGCGGGGGTGGTCATCGCCGACGTGCCGCTGGACACGCTCATTCCGCTCTACAAGCCGGCGGACGCGAAGGACGTCACGACGCAGTTCGAGGGGCCGACCGTCGAGAAAGTCGGCCTGCTGAAAATGGACTTCCTCGGGCTGCGAACGCTGTCGCAGATCGACCTGACCTGTCGGCTGATCAAGAAGCACCACGGCGTCACGATCGACCTGGAGAAGCTCGACCTGGCGGACCTGCGGGTGTACGAGCTGCTGGCACGCGGCGAGACGCGCGGCGTGTTCCAGTTCGAGTCCGGCGGGATGCGCGACGTGCTCATGAAGATGAAGCCGAACCGCATCGAGGACCTGATCGCCGCGAACGCGCTGTTCCGCCCCGGTCCGATGGAGTACATCGACGAATACGTGGCGCGCAAGCACGGCCGCCAGGCCTGGGGCACGCCGCACCCGATCATGACGGAGGTGCTCAACGAGACCTACGGCATCATGGTCTACCAGGAGCAGGTCTCGCGGCTCGTGAATCGGCTGGGCAATGTGCCGCTGCGGCGGGCGTTCCGGCTGGCGAAGGCGATCTCGAAGAAAAAGGAGGCCATGATCGAGGCGGAGCACCAGCCGTTCCTCGATGGCGCGCTGGCGAATGGCGTGTCGCGCGACGTGGCCGAGCAGATCTTCGAGGACATCCTGAAATTCGGCGGGTACGCGTTCAACAAGGCCCACTCGACGGGCTACGCGCTGATCGCGTTTCAGACGGCATACCTGAAGACGTACTACCCGGTCGAGTTCATGGCGGCGCTGCTGACCTATGAAAGCGGCAGCACCGACAAGGTCGCGGAGTACATCGAAGAATGCCGGCGAATGGGCATCCAGATTCTGCCGCCGGATGTGAATGTGAGCGAAGAGGCGTTTACCGTCGTCTACGACGGCCAAGGGATCAAGGGATCAAGGGATCGAGGGATCAAGGATAGTGCGGCGCGGAGCCTTGATCCCTCGATCCCTCGATCCTTCGATCCCTCCTCCGGGCACATCTGCTTCGGACTGGCGGCCATCAGCGGGGTGGGGCACAAGGCCGTGCAAGCTATTCTGACGGCCCGCCGCGAGGGAGGGCGTTTCCGCGATCTGTACGAGTTCTGCGAGCGCGTGGACCTGACCTGCGTGAACAAGGGCGTGCTCGAGGCGCTGATCAAGGCCGGGGCCTTCGACTGCACCGGGGCGATGCGGCGGGCGCTGATGGGCGTCGTTGAAAAGGCGATGGAATTGGGGCAGGAGGTACAGCGCGACCGCCGGGCGGGCCAGCTCAGCATGTTCGGGGGGTTGGCCGGGGGGGAAGTGCCGCCGCCGCCGATCGGCACGGAGGAGTGGACCGATTCGGAGATGCTGGCGTACGAGAAGGCGACACTGGGCTTCTATATCACGAAGCATCCGCTGGCCCAGTATGAAGAGCTTGTGCGGCGGTTCAGTACGGCGGATACATCGGACCTGGTGCGGCTCTCGGATGGGCAGCAGATCGTGCTCGGCGGGCTCGTGTCACGCGTGCGGAGCGTGCCGATCAAGACGGGGCGGTCGCTGGGGAAGAAGTTGGTGGTCGCGACGATCGAGGACTTCGCGGGTGCGACGGAGATCATCGTTTTCCCGGGGCAGCAGGAGGACGCGCTGCCGGCGCTGAAGCCGGACGCCGTGGTCTTTGTGACCGGCGCCGTGGACCGCCGGCGCGAGGAGCCAAGCATTCGGACGGAGCGGGTGATCCCGATCGAGCAGGCGCGGCGCGAGTTCGCGCGCGAGACGATCGTGCGGCTGCGGAGCGGCCCGGAGGCGGCGGCGACATTGCCGCGCATCCAGCAACTCTGCCGGACCCACCGCGGAAATTGTCCCCTCTACATTGAAGTCACGTCCCCGGAGGGCTGGACGGCGCTGGTGAAGGGGCGGCAGGCCGCAACGATCGACCCCTCGGAGGATTTCATCGGGCGCGTGCAGTGCCTCGATGGCGTGCAGGGCGTGGTGTGCTACGGGGCGCGCGGTGCCGTGGGTGCTGCGCATATATAA
- a CDS encoding beta-propeller domain-containing protein yields the protein MSKFASRRGVLVLAALAAVALMGGCPWTTIPDGDGSNTKAALKRFNSTDELVTFFRQRALARHTRGFGLFGAGDALPTADMAADGQENGGGDDSDDTSYSTTNIQEEGVDESDKFKSNGAQFFIAKGPTLRIIDAVPFTDMAELASVDFGGYMLDSLYLVGTKVLVLGQTWGLGDPRGGPEIMIWPPYYQNATTLVAEVDVSDPANPVITQQNELDGSLVTSRLTNGRLIVVLTIAPPVPENLNVFTAGAIGVDDVLPRMRARNGSESVMVPAENWYHPETPDGYYSTAVLTFDAADVTAPLGTVAVLANAGTIYASTEALYITDTEYTEDNNYRSTTALHKLAFNDEGIAEYVASGSVPGRLLNQFSLGEYEGYLRVATHIDPDWLWGAEGVDVAVAVADTGAREQDADDATDADPDTDGPRANSENNAVYVLDEVDGVLEIVGAVEDIAPTEQLYAARFLGTRGFLVTFLRIDPLFVLDLTEPTNPQLLGELEIPGYSDYLHPFGDDLLIGVGRSTRESPWGGVVPDAVQLSLFDVSDLANPTLLHQLELGGYGSTCDASWTHKAFTFMPDRALLAIPLQLMPEQSDPYNDWEYYYGPVFDGVACFTVDAENGFTELGRVESVVYENWYYWSEWRRAAVIDDVLYAVTPAGVRAASMDDFENPDDLVLTPNDGEIGGDEPVYDGDDGEAEPGNPGEGPRAA from the coding sequence ATGTCGAAATTCGCTTCTCGGCGCGGGGTTCTCGTTCTGGCCGCACTGGCCGCGGTGGCCCTGATGGGCGGGTGTCCGTGGACCACGATCCCGGACGGCGATGGTTCGAACACCAAGGCGGCGCTCAAGCGCTTCAACAGCACGGATGAGCTGGTCACGTTCTTCCGGCAGCGCGCCCTCGCGCGCCACACACGCGGGTTCGGCCTGTTCGGGGCCGGCGACGCGCTGCCGACGGCGGACATGGCCGCGGACGGCCAGGAAAACGGTGGTGGCGACGACAGTGACGACACGTCGTACTCGACGACGAACATCCAGGAAGAGGGCGTCGACGAGAGCGACAAGTTCAAGTCCAACGGGGCCCAGTTCTTCATCGCGAAAGGCCCCACGCTGCGGATCATCGACGCCGTCCCGTTCACGGACATGGCCGAGCTGGCCAGCGTGGATTTCGGCGGCTACATGCTGGATTCGCTCTACCTGGTCGGCACGAAGGTGCTTGTGCTGGGGCAGACCTGGGGCTTGGGCGATCCGAGGGGCGGGCCCGAAATCATGATCTGGCCGCCGTACTACCAGAACGCGACGACGCTCGTCGCCGAGGTGGACGTAAGCGACCCGGCGAACCCGGTGATCACGCAGCAGAACGAGCTGGACGGCTCGCTCGTCACGTCACGGTTGACGAACGGGCGCCTGATCGTGGTCCTCACGATCGCGCCGCCGGTGCCTGAGAACTTGAACGTCTTCACCGCGGGAGCGATCGGCGTGGACGACGTGCTGCCGCGGATGCGCGCGCGCAACGGCAGCGAGAGCGTTATGGTCCCGGCTGAGAACTGGTACCACCCGGAGACGCCGGACGGCTATTACTCCACCGCGGTGCTGACGTTCGACGCGGCGGACGTGACAGCGCCGCTCGGCACGGTGGCGGTGCTCGCGAACGCGGGGACGATCTACGCATCGACCGAGGCGCTGTACATCACGGACACGGAGTACACGGAGGACAACAACTACCGCTCGACGACCGCGCTCCACAAGCTGGCCTTCAACGACGAGGGCATCGCGGAGTACGTGGCCAGCGGGTCGGTGCCGGGGCGGCTGCTGAACCAGTTCTCGCTGGGTGAGTACGAGGGCTATCTCCGCGTCGCGACCCACATTGATCCGGACTGGCTTTGGGGTGCCGAGGGGGTGGATGTAGCCGTGGCGGTGGCAGACACCGGCGCTCGTGAGCAGGACGCGGACGACGCGACGGACGCGGACCCCGACACCGACGGGCCGCGCGCGAACAGCGAGAACAACGCGGTCTATGTGCTCGACGAGGTCGATGGGGTGCTGGAAATCGTCGGCGCGGTCGAGGACATCGCCCCGACGGAGCAGCTTTACGCGGCGCGGTTCCTGGGCACGCGTGGCTTCCTGGTCACGTTCCTGCGGATCGACCCGTTGTTCGTGCTCGACCTGACCGAGCCGACGAATCCGCAACTGCTGGGCGAGCTGGAGATCCCCGGCTATAGCGACTACCTGCACCCGTTCGGTGACGACCTGCTGATCGGGGTGGGCCGCTCGACGCGCGAGTCCCCGTGGGGTGGGGTCGTGCCCGACGCGGTGCAGCTCTCGCTGTTCGACGTGAGCGACCTGGCGAACCCGACGCTACTGCACCAGCTCGAGCTGGGCGGCTACGGCAGCACCTGCGACGCAAGCTGGACGCACAAGGCGTTCACGTTTATGCCGGATCGGGCGCTGTTGGCGATCCCGCTGCAGCTCATGCCGGAGCAGAGCGACCCATACAACGATTGGGAGTACTACTACGGACCAGTGTTCGACGGCGTAGCCTGTTTCACCGTCGATGCGGAGAACGGCTTCACCGAGCTGGGCCGGGTCGAGTCGGTGGTGTACGAGAACTGGTACTACTGGTCCGAGTGGCGGCGGGCGGCGGTGATCGACGACGTGCTCTACGCGGTCACGCCGGCGGGCGTCCGGGCGGCCAGCATGGATGATTTCGAGAACCCGGATGACCTGGTGCTGACGCCCAATGACGGGGAGATCGGCGGCGACGAGCCGGTCTACGACGGCGACGACGGTGAAGCGGAACCAGGCAATCCCGGCGAAGGGCCACGGGCGGCCTAG
- a CDS encoding threonylcarbamoyl-AMP synthase has product MSAQIINASDINAYASALGDAVQALRAGRLVVFPTETVYGVAASAARPDAVARLRTAKGRADYQPFTVHIGQRRHARRFLTDPSPVARRLMRKGWPGPLTLVCEEPAPERTEIATLCDSAQLAGMYHEGLVGLRCPDHAAATRFLNEAEVPVVASSANRQGQPAPLDLQQALRDLHGLVDYAIDAGPTRHSAASTIVEVRGNGWRILRAGAVDERVVQRMARSEILFVCTGNSCRSPMAEYLFRRALAERLECREDELAAAGYVVSSAGTMSLRGGVASPGAMEELARRGVDGGGHRSQPVTVELIHRAERIYVMSPEHRAAILELVPAAAGRVWLLDETGPVADPMGGSADQYRRCAEQIERAVTARVEEFLDEDRDW; this is encoded by the coding sequence TTGAGCGCGCAGATTATAAACGCTTCTGACATAAACGCTTACGCGTCCGCGCTGGGCGACGCCGTGCAGGCACTGCGGGCCGGCCGCCTTGTTGTGTTTCCCACGGAGACCGTCTACGGCGTGGCGGCCAGTGCCGCGCGCCCGGATGCAGTGGCCCGACTGCGAACGGCGAAGGGCCGGGCTGACTACCAGCCATTTACCGTCCACATCGGCCAGCGGCGCCACGCCCGCCGTTTCCTCACGGACCCGTCGCCGGTAGCGCGCCGGCTGATGCGAAAGGGCTGGCCCGGCCCGCTGACGCTGGTGTGCGAAGAGCCGGCGCCGGAGCGCACGGAAATCGCCACGCTGTGTGATTCCGCGCAGTTGGCGGGGATGTATCATGAGGGCCTGGTTGGGCTGCGCTGCCCGGACCACGCCGCCGCGACCCGCTTTCTGAACGAAGCGGAAGTGCCGGTGGTGGCCAGCAGCGCGAACCGGCAGGGCCAGCCGGCGCCGCTGGATTTGCAGCAGGCGCTGCGGGACCTGCACGGGCTGGTTGACTATGCGATCGACGCCGGCCCGACGCGGCACAGCGCGGCATCGACGATCGTGGAGGTGCGTGGCAATGGCTGGCGGATCCTGCGGGCCGGTGCGGTGGATGAGCGGGTAGTGCAGCGGATGGCGCGGAGCGAGATTCTCTTCGTGTGTACTGGCAACTCGTGCCGGTCGCCGATGGCCGAGTACCTGTTCCGGCGGGCACTGGCCGAGCGGCTGGAGTGCCGCGAGGATGAACTGGCGGCCGCGGGCTATGTGGTGTCGTCGGCCGGAACGATGTCGCTGCGCGGTGGCGTGGCCTCGCCCGGGGCGATGGAGGAACTGGCTCGGCGGGGGGTGGATGGCGGCGGCCACCGGTCGCAGCCGGTGACCGTGGAGCTGATCCATCGCGCGGAGCGTATCTACGTGATGTCGCCAGAGCATCGCGCGGCTATCCTGGAACTGGTGCCGGCGGCGGCCGGACGAGTGTGGCTGCTGGATGAGACTGGACCAGTGGCGGACCCGATGGGCGGATCGGCGGATCAGTATCGTCGCTGCGCCGAACAGATTGAGCGTGCGGTGACCGCGCGAGTGGAGGAATTCCTGGATGAAGATCGCGATTGGTAG
- the rpiB gene encoding ribose 5-phosphate isomerase B, which yields MKIAIGSDHRGFEAKERIKALLQGMGVEINDVGTHDSRPCDYPEPALTVAEAVAHGAVDGGVLFCGSGIGMSITANKVHGVRAALCHDELTAQMARRHNDANVLCLPADLVGDALMQSIVRMWLKTEFEGGRHARRVEKIREYERTHDSAGHST from the coding sequence ATGAAGATCGCGATTGGTAGCGACCACCGGGGTTTCGAGGCCAAGGAACGCATCAAGGCGTTGCTACAGGGCATGGGCGTCGAGATCAATGACGTCGGCACACACGACAGCCGGCCCTGCGACTATCCCGAGCCGGCGCTGACCGTCGCGGAGGCGGTGGCACATGGCGCGGTCGACGGCGGCGTCCTGTTCTGCGGCAGCGGCATCGGTATGTCGATCACCGCGAACAAGGTCCACGGCGTGCGGGCGGCCCTGTGCCACGACGAGCTGACGGCGCAGATGGCGCGGCGGCACAACGACGCGAACGTGCTCTGCCTGCCGGCGGACCTGGTCGGCGACGCGCTGATGCAGAGCATCGTGCGGATGTGGCTGAAGACGGAGTTTGAAGGGGGCCGGCATGCACGGCGTGTCGAGAAGATTCGCGAGTACGAGCGCACCCACGACTCGGCGGGTCACTCCACCTGA
- a CDS encoding DUF2203 domain-containing protein yields the protein MAANQAPASNAANAVAEAPLFTLERANRALVLVRRIAAAIVSRYDDLAELRRERAEYPEHATGLERVQELATRIDDCVAELNELNRELSAVGCVLKDWRTGLVDFPALHRGRQVWLCWQLGEPCISHWHELDVGYAGRLPIDETFS from the coding sequence ATGGCCGCCAACCAGGCGCCCGCGTCCAACGCCGCCAACGCTGTCGCCGAAGCACCGTTGTTCACTCTCGAACGCGCCAACCGCGCCCTAGTTCTGGTGCGCAGGATCGCGGCGGCGATCGTCAGCCGTTATGACGACCTGGCCGAGCTGCGCCGCGAACGCGCCGAGTATCCCGAGCACGCCACCGGCCTGGAACGCGTGCAGGAACTCGCGACGCGCATCGACGACTGCGTAGCCGAACTCAACGAACTGAACCGCGAACTGTCCGCCGTCGGCTGCGTGCTGAAGGACTGGCGAACCGGACTCGTGGACTTCCCCGCCCTGCACCGTGGCCGGCAGGTCTGGCTCTGCTGGCAACTCGGCGAGCCGTGCATCTCGCACTGGCATGAGTTGGACGTCGGCTATGCCGGTCGGCTGCCGATCGACGAAACCTTCAGCTAG